A single genomic interval of Corylus avellana chromosome ca10, CavTom2PMs-1.0 harbors:
- the LOC132163407 gene encoding callose synthase 3, with the protein MASSSRGGGGADQPPQLQRRITRTQTAGNLGETIFDSEVVPSSLVEIAPILRVANEVEKSNPRVAYLCRFYAFEKAHKLDPTSSGRGVRQFKTALLQRLERENDPTLRGRVKKSDAREMQSFYQHYYKKYIQALQNAADKADRAQLTKAYQTANVLFEVLKAVNMNQSIEVDREILDVQDKVAEKTKYYVPYNILPLDPDSADQAIMRYPEIKAAVFTLRNTRGLPWPKDYQKKKDEDVLDWLQAMFGFQEGNVANQREHLILLLANVHIRQIPKPDQQPKLDERALTEVMKKLFKNYKKWCKYLGRRSSLWLPTIQQEVQQRKLLYMGLYLLIWGEAANLRFMPECLCYIYHHMAFELYGMLAGNVSPMTGENVKPAYGGEEEAFLRKVVTPIYKVIAKEAERSKKGRSKHSQWRNYDDLNEYFWSVDCFRLGWPMRADADFFCLNTVQTVENNGDNKAATRDRWVGKVNFVEVRSFWHIFRSFDRMWSFFILCLQAMIIVAWNGTGELNSIFGSDVFKKVLSVFITAAILKLGQAVLDVILSWKSRQSMSFHVKLRYILKVVSAAAWVVVLPVTYAYTWENPPGFAQTIKSWFGNGSSSPSLFILAVVIYLSPNMLAGILFLFPFIRRFLERSNYKIVMLMMWWSQPRLYVGRGMHESAFSLFKYTMFWVLLIATKLAFSYYIEIKPLVRPTKAIMAVRITNFQWHEFFPRAKNNIGVVIALWAPIILVYFMDTQIWYAIFSTLFGGIYGAFRRLGEIRTLGMLRSRFQSLPGAFNARLIPEEKSEPKKKGIKATLSRKFAEIPSNKEKEAARFAQLWNKIITSFREEDLISYREMDLLLVPYWADRDLDLIQWPPFLLASKIPIALDMAKDSTGKDRELKKRIDNDDYMSCAVHECYASFKNVIKFLVQGEREKEVIDYIFSEVDKHIENGDLVSTFKMSALPSLYDLFVKLIGCLLTNKEDDWEKVVFLFQDMLEVVTRDMMEDQISSLVESIHGGPGNDGLTPLDQAYQLFASAGAIKFPIERVTEAWTEKINRLNLLLTTKESAMDVPSNLEARRRISFFSNSLFMEMPLAPKVRNMLSFSVLTPYYTEEVLFSLRDLEVPNEDGVSILFYLQKIFPDEWTNFLQRMKCNIEEEAKLSDVSEEELRLWASYRGQTLTRTVRGMMYYRKALELQAFLDMAQDEDLMEGYKAVELNLEDQSKGERSLLAQCQAVADMKFTYVVSCQQYGIQKRSGDLRAQDILKLMTTYPSLRVAYIDEVEVTNQDRSKKINEKVYYSCLVKANLPKSNSSDPGQNLDEIIYKIKLPGPAILGEGKPENQNHAIIFTRGEGLQTIDMNQDNYMEEALKMRNLLQEFLTKHDGVRYPTVLGLREHIFTGSVSSLAWFMSNQETSFVTIGQRLLANPLKVRFHYGHPDVFDRLFHLTRGGVSKASKVINLSEDIFAGFNSTLREGNITHHEYIQVGKGRDVGLNQISMFEAKIANGNGEQTVSRDIYRLGHRFDFFRMLSCYFTTVGFYFSTLITVLTVYVFLYGRLYLVLSGLEEGMITQRAIRDNKPLQVALASQSFVQIGFLMALPMLMEIGLERGFRTALSEFILMQLQLAPVFFTFSLGTKTHYFGRTLLHGGAKYRPTGRGFVVFHARFADNYRLYSRSHFVKGIELMILLIVYQIFGNAYRSAVAYILITISMWFMVGTWLFAPFLFNPSGFEWQKIVDDWTDWNKWISNRGGIGVPSEKSWESWWEEEQDHLRHSGKRGIIAEILLALRFFIYQYGLVYHLKITKNTKSFLVYGVSWLVIFLILFVMKTVSVGRRKFSANFQLVFRLIKGLIFLTFVSILVTLIALPHMTLQDIIVCILAFMPTGWGMLLIAQACKPVVQKFGFWGSVRTLARGYEIIMGLLLFTPVAFLAWFPFVSEFQTRMLFNQAFSRGLQISRILGGQRKDRSSRNKE; encoded by the exons ATGGCGTCGTCGTCGAGAGGCGGCGGGGGTGCTGATCAGCCTCCGCAGCTGCAGAGGCGGATCACACGGACGCAGACAGCCGGGAACCTCGGGGAGACGATTTTTGACAGTGAGGTCGTGCCGTCGTCGCTTGTAGAGATAGCTCCGATTCTTCGTGTTGCCAATGAAGTTGAAAAGAGCAATCCCAGAGTGGCTTATCTCT GCCGATTTTATGCCTTTGAGAAAGCTCATAAGTTGGATCCCACATCTAGTGGGCGTGGTGTTCGTCAATTTAAAACTGCTCTCCTTCAGCGTCTAGAAAGA GAGAATGATCCCACATTGAGAggaagggtaaaaaaaagcgaTGCACGTGAAATGCAGAGTTTTTATCAACATTACTACAAAAAGTATATCCAAGCTTTGCAAAATGCTGCTGATAAAGCTGATCG TGCGCAGCTTACAAAGGCGTACCAAACTGCTAATGTTCTCTTTGAAGTTCTGAAGGCTGTGAACATGAATCAATCTATTGAAGTTGATCGCGAG ATTTTGGACGTTCAAGATAAAGTTGCTGAAAAGACAAAATACTATGTTCCTTACAATATCCTTCCTCTTGATCCTGATAGTGCAGATCAGGCAATTATGAGATACCCCGAG ATCAAAGCTGCTGTTTTCACTCTTCGTAACACTAGGGGTCTCCCTTGGCCCAAGGACtaccaaaagaagaaagacgAAGACGTTTTGGATTGGCTTCAAGCAATGTTTGGGTTTCAG GAGGGTAATGTGGCAAATCAAAGGGAGCACCTGATCTTATTGCTTGCAAACGTGCACATACGACAGATTCCGAAGCCTGATCAACAGCCCAAG TTGGATGAGCGGGCTTTGACGGAAGTAATGAAGAAACTTTTCAAGAACTACAAAAAATGGTGCAAATACTTGGGTCGCAGAAGTAGCCTCTG GTTACCAACCATACAGCAAGAAGTGCAACAGCGTAAACTACTATACATGGGTCTGTATCTGTTAATATGGGGGGAAGCTGCAAATCTAAGATTCATGCCAGAATGTCTTTGCTATATTTATCATCAT atgGCGTTTGAATTGTATGGTATGCTAGCTGGGAATGTCAGTCCAATGACAGGAGAGAATGTAAAGCCAGCCTATGGAGGTGAAGAAGAGGCTTTTTTGAGGAAAGTTGTTACTCCCATATATAAAGTGATTGCTAAG GAAGCTGAAAGAAGCAAAAAAGGGAGATcaaagcattcacaatggaggaaCTATGATGATTTAAATGAATACTTCTG GTCAGTTGATTGTTTCCGGTTGGGCTGGCCGATGCGTGCTGATGCtgactttttttgtttgaacaCTGTACAGACTGTTGAGAACAATGGA GATAACAAGGCAGCTACTAGAGATCGATGGGTGGGAAAAGTTAATTTTGTTGAGGTACGGTCATTTTGGCATATTTTCAGAAGCTTTGATCGTATGTGGAGCTTTTTCATTCTGTGCTTACAG GCTATGATCATCGTTGCTTGGAATGGCACGGGGGAACTAAATTCAATCTTCGGTTCTGATGTATTCAAGAAAGTATTGAGTGTCTTCATAACTGCAGCTATATTGAAGCTTGGGCAAG CTGTCCTTGATGTAATTCTTAGTTGGAAATCACGGCAGAGTATGTCATTCCATGTTAAGTTAAGATACATCTTGAAAGTGGTTTCAGCTGCTGCGTGGGTGGTGGTTCTCCCAGTTACATATGCTTACACTTGGGAGAATCCTCCAGGATTTGCTCAAACCATCAAAAGTTGGTTCGGGAATGGTTCCAGTTCACCTTCCTTGTTTATTTTGGCTGTTGTTATCTATTTGTCACCAAATATGCTGGCTGGAATATTGTTTCTTTTCCCCTTCATTCGTCGATTCCTTGAGAGGTCAAACTATAAGATTGTGATGCTCATGATGTGGTGGTCGCAG CCACGGCTTTATGTTGGGAGGGGAATGCATGAGAGcgcattttctcttttcaa GTACACTATGTTTTGGGTTCTTCTTATAGCGACAAAGCTGGCATTTAGTTACTACATAGAG ATAAAGCCTCTAGTGCGTCCAACAAAAGCTATAATGGCTGTTCGAATAACTAATTTCCAGTGGCATGAGTTTTTTCCCCGTG CAAAGAACAATATTGGTGTGGTGATTGCACTATGGGCCCCAATTATTCTT GTCTATTTTATGGATACCCAGATTTGGTATGCCATATTCTCTACATTATTTGGAGGCATTTATGGTGCATTTCGTCGCTTGGGAGAG ATTCGAACACTAGGAATGCTTCGATCTCGTTTTCAATCATTGCCTGGTGCTTTCAATGCACGATTGATTCCAGAGGAGAAGAGCGAGCCTAAAAAGAAAGGAATCAAGGCTACATTGTCTCGCAAGTTTGCTGAG ATCCCATCTAACAAAGAGAAAGAGGCAGCAAGATTTGCTCAGTTGTGGAACAAGATAATCACTAGTTTTAGGGAAGAAGATCTTATAAGTTATAG gGAAATGGATCTTTTGCTTGTTCCTTATTGGGCTGACCGTGATCTGGACCTCATACAATGGCCTCCATTTTTACTTGCTAGCAAG ATCCCCATAGCATTAGATATGGCTAAGGACAGCACTGGGAAGGATCGGGAGCTAAAGAAGAGAATTGACAATGACGATTACATGTCTTGCGCTGTTCATGAATGCTATGCATCATTTAAGAATGTTATTAAGTTCTTGGTTCAAGGGGAACGTGAGAAAGA GGTCAtagattatatattttctgaagtTGACAAACATATAGAGAACGGTGACCTTGTAAGCACATTCAAGATGAGTGCGCTTCCAAGCCTTTATGACCTCTTTGTTAAGCTTATCGGATGTTTG TTAACTAATAAGGAGGATGACTGGGAAAAGGTTGTGTTCCTTTTCCAGGACATGCTGGAAGTCGTTACAAGGGACATGATGGAGGACCAAATATCCAG TTTGGTAGAGTCAATCCATGGTGGACCTGGGAATGATGGATTGACACCCCTTGATCAGGCATATCAGTTATTTGCATCTGCTGGCGCTATCAAGTTTCCAATTGAACGAGTAACAGAGGCTTGGACAGAGAAG ATTAATCGGCTTAATTTACTGCTTACCACGAAGGAATCTGCCATGGATGTACCATCCAACTTAGAAGCAAGAAGGCGTATCTCGTTCTTCTCAAATTCATTGTTTATGGAAATGCCTCTTGCACCCAAAGTTCGCAATATGCTTTCTTTCTC GGTCTTAACGCCATACTACACAGAGGAGGTTCTCTTCTCCTTGCGCGATCTTGAAGTGCCAAATGAAGATGGTGTTTCAATCCTCTTCTATTTGCAAAAAATttttccag ATGAGTGGACCAACTTTCTTCAACGAATGAAATGCAATATCGAAGAAGAAGCTAAATTATCTGATGTATCAGAGGAAGAACTTCGCCTCTGGGCATCATATAGAGGACAAACTTTGACTAGAactg TAAGAGGTATGATGTACTACCGGAAAGCTTTAGAGCTTCAGGCTTTTCTTGATATGGCGCAAGATGAGG ATTTAATGGAAGGGTATAAAGCCGTAGAATTAAATTTAGAGGATCAGTCAAAGGGGGAAAGATCATTGTTGGCGCAATGCCAAGCTGTGGCTGATATGAAATTCACTTATGTGGTATCGTGCCAGCAATATGGGATTCAAAAGCGATCTGGTGATCTTCGCGCACAGGACATCCTGAAGCTGATGACGAC ATATCCATCACTTCGTGTGGCATACATTGATGAAGTAGAGGTGACCAACCAAGACAGATCCAAAAAGATCAATGAGAAGGTTTATTATTCTTGTCTAGTGAAGGCTAATTTGCCCAAGTCTAATTCTTCAGATCCTGGACAGAATTTGGACGAG attatttataaaatcaaacTTCCCGGACCGGCTATCTTAGGTGAGGGAAAGCCCGAAAATCAGAATCATGCCATTATATTTACACGTGGAGAAGGCTTGCAAACGATTGATATGAACCAG GATAACTACATGGAAGAAGCATTAAAAATGAGGAATTTGCTTCAAGAGTTTCTTACAAAGCATGATGGTGTGAGGTACCCCACGGTTCTTGGCCTTAGGGAGCATATATTTACTGGAAG TGTTTCTTCTCTTGCTTGGTTCATGTCAAATCAGGAAACCAGTTTTGTGACAATTGGACAGAGACTGTTGGCCAACCCTTTGAA GGTCCGTTTCCACTATGGTCATCCTGATGTGTTTGATAGGCTCTTTCACCTTACTAGAGGGGGTGTCAGTAAAGCATCCAAGGTTATCAATTTGAGTGAAGATATATTCGCTG GCTTCAATTCTACCCTTCGTGAAGGCAATATTACTCATCATGAATACATCCAAGTTGGGAAGGGAAGGGATGTGGGCCTGAACCAGATTTCTATGTTTGAGGCAAAGATAGCTAATGGCAATGGGGAACAGACAGTAAGTCGGGATATATACCGACTTGGACACCGTTTTGACTTTTTCCGAATGTTATCATGTTATTTCACAACAGTTGGTTTCTACTTCAGTACTCTG ATCACTGTGCTCACTGTATATGTGTTCCTTTATGGTCGCCTTTATCTTGTCCTTAGTGGGCTTGAAGAAGGTATGATTACTCAACGAGCAATTCGAGACAATAAGCCTCTTCAAGTGGCTCTTGCTTCTCAATCTTTTGTTCAAATTGGATTTTTGATGGCCTTGCCTATGTTGATGGAAATTGGTTTGGAAAGGGGTTTCCGAACTGCATTAAGTGAATTCATATTGATGCAATTGCAACTGGCTCCAGTATTTTTCACATTCTCTCTTGGAACCAAGACCCACTACTTTGGAAGGACATTACTTCATGGGGGTGCAAAATATAGGCCAACAGGTCGAGGGTTTGTGGTGTTCCATGCCAGGTTTGCTGATAATTATAGACTCTACTCCCGCAGTCACTTTGTCAAGGGTATCGAGCTCATGATATTGCTTATTGTGTACCAAATCTTTGGTAATGCTTATAGAAGTGCTGTTGCCTATATCTTGATCACCATATCTATGTGGTTTATGGTGGGCACCTGGCTTTTTGCTCCCTTTCTGTTTAATCCTTCTGGTTTTGAGTGGCAAAAGATTGTAGATGATTGGACTGATTGGAATAAGTGGATAAGCAACCGGGGAGGTATAGGTGTGCCATCAGAAAAAAGTTGGGAATCATGGTGGGAAGAGGAGCAAGACCATCTTCGTCATTCTGGAAAGCGTGGTATCATTGCAGAGATATTGTTAGCTTTACGATTTTTTATCTATCAGTATGGGCTTGTATATCATTTGAAGATTACAAAAAACACTAAAAGTTTCCTG GTCTATGGAGTATCTTGGCTGGTGATCTTTCTAATATTGTTTGTGATGAAG acTGTGTCAGTTGGGCGGCGGAAGTTTAGTGCAAATTTCCAACTTGTGTTCCGGCTAATCAAAGGGTTGATATTCCTAACTTTTGTCTCCATTCTGGTCACTTTGATTGCCCTCCCTCATATGACACTGCAAGACATCATTGTTTGCATTCTTGCCTTTATGCCAACTGGTTGGGGGATGCTTCTG ATTGCTCAAGCTTGTAAGCCAGTTGTTCaaaaatttgggttttggggttCGGTTCGGACGCTTGCTCGTGGTTACGAGATTATTATGGGTTTGCTTCTGTTCACTCCTGTTGCATTCTTGGCCTGGTTTCCCTTTGTTTCAGAATTTCAGACCCGTATGCTCTTTAACCAAGCATTCAGCAGAGGTTTACAGATTTCCCGTATTCTTGGAGGACAACGGAAGGATCGTTCATCGCGCAACAAGGAGTAA